From Deferrisoma camini S3R1, the proteins below share one genomic window:
- a CDS encoding sigma-54-dependent transcriptional regulator: MPKPKILIVDDEYLIRWSLSENLQKEGYRCVTAENGEEALELFRTEGPDLVLLDIKLPGIDGIQVLQQIKEADPDIPVLMITATTQVEVAVKAMKLGAYDYVSKPFDLTEIQTKVQHALETTQLRQEVAYFRSRHAHRLGFDAIIAGCPRMQEVLSVARRVARSSSTTVLLTGESGTGKDVLARAIHYESPRADRPFMPINCTALPEELLESELMGYEKGAFTDAKKTKKGLFELADGGTIFLDEIGDMKPGLQSKLLRFLEDRSFKRVGGKEDIEVDVRIIAATNADLERAIEEKRFREDLFYRLSVVPIVLPPLRDRQEDILPLAYHFLETFNREFKTSFRGFSAEAEAFLTRYDWPGNIRELRNVVERAVILSTGEEIGVDALPWKIKGGERAGGVRRPGEEPQPGVVVLPDHGVDIEEVERELIVQALEKTGNNQTRAAKMLGLTRDALRYRMKKYDLL, from the coding sequence ATGCCCAAACCGAAGATCCTGATCGTGGACGACGAGTACCTGATCCGGTGGTCCCTGTCGGAGAACCTCCAGAAGGAGGGGTACCGGTGCGTGACCGCCGAGAACGGGGAGGAGGCCCTGGAGCTGTTCCGGACCGAGGGCCCGGACCTGGTGCTGCTCGACATCAAGCTGCCGGGCATCGACGGAATCCAGGTGCTCCAGCAGATCAAGGAGGCCGACCCGGACATCCCGGTCCTCATGATCACGGCCACGACCCAGGTGGAGGTGGCGGTCAAGGCCATGAAGCTCGGGGCCTACGACTACGTGTCCAAGCCCTTCGACCTCACCGAGATCCAGACCAAGGTCCAGCACGCCCTCGAGACCACGCAACTGCGGCAGGAGGTGGCATACTTCCGGAGCCGGCACGCCCACCGCCTGGGGTTCGACGCCATCATCGCCGGCTGCCCCCGGATGCAGGAGGTGCTGTCCGTGGCCCGCCGGGTGGCCCGCTCCTCGTCCACCACCGTGCTGCTCACCGGGGAGAGCGGCACGGGCAAGGACGTGCTCGCCCGGGCCATCCACTACGAGAGCCCCCGAGCCGACCGGCCGTTCATGCCGATCAACTGCACGGCCCTTCCCGAGGAGCTTCTCGAGAGCGAGCTCATGGGCTACGAGAAGGGCGCGTTCACGGACGCCAAGAAGACCAAGAAGGGCCTGTTCGAGCTGGCCGACGGAGGCACCATCTTCCTGGACGAGATCGGGGACATGAAGCCGGGCCTCCAGTCCAAGCTGCTGCGGTTCCTGGAGGACCGGTCGTTCAAGCGGGTCGGCGGCAAGGAAGACATCGAGGTGGACGTGCGGATCATCGCCGCCACCAACGCCGACCTGGAGCGGGCCATCGAGGAGAAGCGGTTCCGGGAGGACCTGTTCTACCGGCTGAGCGTGGTGCCGATCGTGCTTCCTCCGCTCCGGGACCGGCAGGAGGACATCCTCCCCCTGGCCTACCACTTCCTCGAGACGTTCAACCGGGAGTTCAAGACCTCGTTTCGAGGGTTCTCGGCCGAGGCCGAGGCGTTCCTGACCCGGTACGACTGGCCCGGCAACATCCGCGAGCTGCGCAACGTGGTGGAGCGGGCCGTGATCCTGTCGACCGGCGAGGAGATCGGGGTGGACGCCCTGCCCTGGAAGATCAAGGGCGGCGAGCGGGCGGGCGGGGTCAGGAGGCCGGGCGAGGAGCCCCAACCGGGCGTGGTGGTCCTCCCGGATCACGGGGTGGACATCGAGGAGGTCGAGCGGGAGCTGATCGTCCAGGCCCTGGAGAAGACCGGCAACAACCAGACCCGGGCCGCCAAGATGCTGGGCCTCACCCGCGACGCCCTGCGCTATCGGATGAAGAAGTACGATCTTCTGTAG
- a CDS encoding AEC family transporter, with protein sequence MEPLVRVLPVFLVILVGWVGRRVGLIPPGFQAPANRVAYYLAVPCLIFLKISAAPFREVFRPGGILAALAAVVAVWAAAQAAARVLGLKGGTRGTFVQASVHANLGYIGLAVAYYALGDRGLQFAGVYAAFFMLANNFLSVVALTAASGRRPGLARLAARIGLQPVIVGSLLGLVWSFFQLPLPGLARETIRILGSMGLPLALLLIGADLGLDALRRPLPALVSLGLKNLALPALGMVLLGLAGAGATERAAAVVLLAAPTATLTLVMGRELGGDPAFASTAISLSTLASAATLPLWLALGH encoded by the coding sequence GTGGAACCACTCGTCCGGGTCCTTCCCGTCTTTCTCGTGATCCTGGTGGGCTGGGTCGGCCGCCGGGTGGGGCTGATCCCGCCGGGATTCCAGGCCCCGGCCAACCGGGTGGCCTACTACCTGGCCGTGCCGTGCCTCATCTTTCTCAAGATCTCCGCAGCCCCGTTCCGCGAGGTGTTCCGGCCGGGGGGGATCCTGGCGGCGCTGGCGGCCGTGGTGGCGGTGTGGGCGGCGGCCCAGGCCGCGGCCCGGGTGTTGGGGCTCAAAGGGGGGACCCGGGGCACGTTCGTTCAGGCGTCGGTCCACGCGAACCTGGGCTACATCGGGCTTGCCGTCGCCTACTACGCCCTGGGCGACCGGGGCCTCCAGTTCGCCGGGGTGTACGCGGCCTTCTTCATGCTGGCCAACAACTTCCTGTCGGTCGTGGCCCTCACGGCGGCCTCGGGGCGACGCCCCGGCCTGGCGCGGCTCGCAGCCCGGATCGGGCTCCAGCCGGTGATCGTGGGAAGCCTGCTGGGGCTGGTCTGGAGCTTCTTCCAACTGCCCTTGCCCGGCCTGGCCCGGGAGACCATCCGGATTCTCGGCAGCATGGGCCTCCCGCTGGCCCTGTTGCTGATCGGCGCCGACTTGGGGCTGGACGCCCTGCGCCGGCCCCTGCCCGCCCTGGTGTCGCTGGGGCTCAAGAACCTGGCCCTCCCCGCCCTGGGCATGGTGCTCCTGGGGCTGGCCGGGGCCGGGGCCACGGAGCGGGCCGCGGCCGTGGTTCTCTTGGCCGCGCCCACCGCCACCCTGACCCTGGTGATGGGCCGGGAGCTCGGGGGTGACCCCGCGTTCGCCTCCACCGCCATCAGCCTGAGCACCCTGGCGAGCGCCGCCACCCTGCCCCTCTGGCTGGCCCTGGGCCACTGA
- a CDS encoding class II fructose-bisphosphate aldolase — protein MSQIVSSPSQRFDKALEIGRPPNIRKLFPHSRALIVSGKVIDRAMLAKGGAMAIAANARNRFVIHGVLRAAQRANAAVIIEIAKSEGGADAYCAVNYWNMATYVDQAANELGVTVPVAVHADHYTLKKPQDIETARSQIPSMFDAGITSIAIDASHLPDDENLLANLDLYRYVPVWAGLETEVGEIKGAAGLSTVDEARFLIQGLNANGVFPDWIALNNGTTHGIQASDAGIQVELTAEIHKALEPYGVSGAQHGTSGNSFDRLRRIAAETRTTKANVATALQMISWGVKVNEYGNAILDDQGRFVREPGAGVSDELWAEMVAYADERGWKKGDYKKLNLPFENKLWAQPAEIRERMIRGVEEFVYHLLTQVFNTADTAPLAIEAILRAESYDLGPKAERRENPSDWTEEKIRERAKALQKQEGPGGDFDD, from the coding sequence ATGAGCCAGATCGTGTCGTCCCCGTCCCAGCGGTTCGACAAGGCCCTCGAGATAGGCCGGCCGCCCAACATCCGCAAGCTGTTCCCCCACTCCCGGGCCCTGATCGTGAGCGGAAAGGTGATCGACCGGGCCATGCTCGCCAAGGGCGGGGCCATGGCCATCGCGGCCAACGCCCGAAACCGGTTCGTGATCCACGGCGTGCTCCGGGCCGCCCAGAGGGCCAACGCCGCGGTGATCATCGAGATCGCCAAGAGCGAAGGCGGCGCGGACGCCTACTGCGCCGTGAACTACTGGAACATGGCCACCTACGTGGACCAGGCGGCCAACGAGCTGGGGGTCACCGTGCCGGTGGCGGTCCACGCAGACCACTACACCCTCAAGAAGCCCCAGGACATCGAGACGGCCCGCTCCCAGATCCCCAGCATGTTCGATGCGGGCATCACCTCGATCGCCATCGACGCCTCCCACCTTCCCGACGACGAGAACCTGCTGGCGAACCTGGACCTGTACCGGTACGTGCCCGTCTGGGCCGGGCTCGAGACCGAGGTGGGAGAGATCAAGGGCGCCGCAGGGCTGTCCACCGTGGACGAGGCCCGGTTCCTGATCCAGGGGCTCAACGCGAACGGGGTGTTCCCCGACTGGATCGCCCTGAACAACGGCACCACCCACGGCATCCAGGCCTCGGACGCCGGCATCCAGGTGGAGCTCACCGCCGAGATCCACAAGGCCCTCGAGCCCTACGGCGTGTCCGGGGCCCAGCACGGAACCTCGGGCAACAGCTTCGACCGGCTGCGGCGCATCGCGGCCGAGACCCGCACCACCAAGGCCAACGTGGCCACGGCCCTGCAGATGATCTCGTGGGGGGTCAAGGTGAACGAGTACGGCAACGCCATCCTGGACGACCAGGGGCGGTTCGTGCGGGAACCCGGGGCGGGGGTCTCCGACGAGCTGTGGGCCGAGATGGTGGCCTACGCCGACGAGCGGGGCTGGAAGAAGGGCGACTACAAAAAGCTCAACCTGCCGTTCGAGAACAAGCTCTGGGCCCAGCCGGCCGAGATCCGCGAGCGCATGATCCGGGGGGTGGAGGAGTTCGTGTACCACCTGCTCACCCAGGTGTTCAACACGGCCGACACCGCGCCCCTGGCGATCGAGGCGATCCTCCGGGCCGAGTCCTACGACCTGGGGCCCAAGGCGGAACGCAGGGAGAACCCGTCCGACTGGACCGAAGAGAAGATCCGCGAACGGGCCAAGGCCCTCCAGAAACAGGAGGGTCCGGGGGGCGATTTCGACGACTGA
- a CDS encoding tetratricopeptide repeat protein → MRVRLAVIVPVLAALVLLGACSKSPEEKFALHKARGHAFLQDGKIDEAVLELRGALQIKPDSPEVLFDLGDALLKKGRIREAYQAFRKVSELEPDNLDVQIRLGNLELLANMAAESRGRAEKVLEDAPDRADAHLLLGKAYLRERKLDEALAQFDKAIELEPKKVGYRLVKATALLAGQRLAEARAEVDRALEIAPDNRDGLLLLAQIADLQKDTEAVDRAFTKALNTSPDDPAVWLSYGNYWMTKGEVDKAVDAFRKAGEKEKRTTRGWEKVAEIALARRDLDLAREAVAKIREKNPKSAAALYYEGRIFLQQRKFDEASARLAQVLQQYPDHPEAHYFQGLARYGSGSLELAQAELEKAVQVNPNFYKARMLLAQVLLDRRDFEGALKATDPLVSTPKVHTEAVLIRATALMGLDRPKEARKLLEALVKAVPGHGRAWERLGVCYVTLKKPDLALKAFRKAMEADPANLRPVILATALLTAQKKTSDAVKLVEGHIRAGNDSAPARILLAKVRLAAKDPDGARKDLEKALELDENAAEAYLLLARLQSGPDAGDKALADLEKAVEKRPDYLPAWVLKGSLHDLRGEYDAANEAYRKVLDRNPDFIPALNNLAWNLSEHGGNIDEALKFAERAVELAPDSPPLNDTLGWIYVKKGVPLKGARHLETAAEGLPDNPVVQYHLGVAYARLGEKKKARSALEKALKLAKDFPGADEARKELEALGAD, encoded by the coding sequence ATGCGTGTTCGCCTCGCCGTGATCGTCCCGGTCCTCGCGGCCCTGGTGCTCCTCGGTGCCTGCTCCAAGAGCCCGGAGGAGAAGTTCGCCCTCCACAAGGCCCGAGGCCACGCCTTCCTGCAGGACGGCAAGATCGACGAGGCGGTCCTGGAGCTCCGGGGGGCCCTCCAGATCAAGCCCGACTCGCCCGAGGTGCTGTTCGACCTGGGGGATGCGCTCCTGAAGAAGGGGCGGATCCGCGAGGCGTACCAGGCCTTCCGCAAGGTGTCGGAGCTCGAGCCCGACAACCTCGACGTGCAGATCCGGCTCGGCAACCTGGAGCTCCTGGCCAACATGGCCGCCGAGTCCCGGGGCCGGGCGGAGAAGGTGCTCGAAGACGCCCCGGACCGGGCCGACGCCCACCTCCTGCTCGGCAAAGCATACCTGCGCGAGCGCAAACTGGACGAGGCCCTGGCCCAGTTCGACAAGGCCATCGAGCTCGAGCCGAAGAAGGTGGGGTACCGCCTGGTCAAAGCCACCGCCCTGCTGGCCGGCCAGCGCCTGGCCGAGGCCCGGGCCGAGGTGGACCGGGCCCTCGAGATCGCCCCCGACAACCGGGACGGCCTGCTGCTGCTCGCCCAGATCGCGGACCTCCAGAAGGACACCGAGGCGGTGGACCGAGCCTTCACCAAGGCCCTCAACACCTCGCCCGACGACCCGGCCGTGTGGCTGAGCTACGGCAACTACTGGATGACCAAGGGCGAGGTGGACAAGGCGGTGGATGCCTTTCGCAAGGCCGGCGAGAAGGAAAAACGCACCACCCGGGGGTGGGAGAAGGTGGCCGAGATCGCCCTGGCCCGCCGGGACCTGGACCTGGCCCGGGAGGCCGTGGCCAAGATCCGGGAGAAGAACCCCAAGAGCGCGGCGGCCCTGTACTACGAGGGCCGGATCTTCCTCCAGCAGCGCAAGTTCGACGAGGCCTCGGCCCGGCTCGCCCAGGTGCTCCAGCAGTACCCAGACCACCCCGAGGCCCACTACTTCCAGGGGCTGGCCCGGTACGGGAGCGGGAGCCTGGAGCTGGCCCAGGCCGAGCTGGAGAAGGCCGTGCAGGTCAACCCCAACTTCTACAAGGCGCGGATGCTCCTGGCCCAGGTGCTCCTGGACCGCCGGGACTTCGAAGGCGCGCTCAAGGCCACCGATCCCCTGGTCTCGACCCCGAAGGTCCACACCGAGGCCGTGCTGATCCGGGCCACCGCGCTCATGGGCCTCGACCGGCCGAAGGAGGCCCGGAAGCTGCTGGAGGCCCTGGTCAAGGCCGTGCCCGGCCACGGCCGGGCCTGGGAGCGGCTCGGGGTGTGCTACGTGACCCTCAAGAAGCCCGACCTGGCCCTCAAGGCGTTCCGCAAGGCCATGGAGGCCGACCCCGCCAACCTGCGGCCCGTGATCCTGGCCACGGCCCTGCTCACGGCCCAGAAGAAGACCAGCGACGCGGTCAAGCTGGTGGAGGGCCACATCCGTGCCGGCAACGACTCGGCCCCGGCCCGGATCCTGCTGGCCAAGGTCCGGCTGGCCGCCAAGGACCCGGACGGCGCCCGCAAGGACCTGGAGAAGGCGTTGGAGCTCGACGAGAACGCGGCCGAGGCCTACCTGCTGCTGGCCCGGCTCCAAAGCGGGCCCGACGCCGGCGACAAGGCCCTGGCCGATCTGGAGAAGGCCGTGGAGAAGCGGCCCGACTACCTGCCCGCGTGGGTGCTCAAGGGCTCGCTCCACGACCTCAGGGGCGAGTACGACGCGGCCAACGAGGCCTACCGCAAGGTGCTCGACCGCAACCCCGACTTCATCCCCGCGCTCAACAACCTGGCCTGGAACCTCTCGGAGCACGGCGGCAACATCGACGAGGCCCTGAAATTCGCCGAGCGGGCCGTGGAGCTGGCCCCGGACTCCCCGCCCCTGAACGACACCCTGGGCTGGATCTACGTGAAGAAGGGGGTACCCCTGAAGGGAGCGCGGCACCTGGAGACCGCGGCCGAGGGCCTGCCCGACAACCCGGTGGTCCAGTACCACCTGGGGGTGGCCTACGCCCGCCTGGGCGAGAAGAAAAAGGCCCGGTCCGCCCTGGAGAAAGCCCTGAAGCTCGCCAAGGACTTCCCCGGCGCCGACGAGGCCCGCAAGGAACTCGAGGCCCTGGGGGCGGACTGA
- a CDS encoding RNA methyltransferase, translating to MTDSPLLHPTIVLVEPLYGGNLGSVARVMANFGLRDLVLVNPAPGILEDPRLEPMARKAVELVRGARIVGTLAEAVADAELALGFTTRLGRRRNDGLELRQAVEQAARFLAPGARIAAVFGREDAGLTTAELDLCHWLVRIPTDRGLPSLNLAQAVGLFCYEVRMARLAAAPESVPYRPATVAEMEGMYAHFERVLWEIGFIEEESPERMMNQIRRIFSRRLPSPRDVRILRGILSKVELALRRPELRKAPPE from the coding sequence GTGACCGACAGCCCCCTTCTCCACCCCACCATCGTCCTCGTCGAGCCCCTGTACGGCGGGAACCTGGGCAGCGTGGCCCGCGTCATGGCCAACTTCGGGCTCCGGGATCTGGTGCTCGTGAACCCGGCCCCGGGCATCCTGGAGGACCCGCGCCTGGAGCCCATGGCGAGAAAGGCCGTGGAACTGGTGCGGGGCGCGAGGATCGTGGGCACCCTGGCCGAGGCCGTGGCCGACGCCGAGCTGGCCCTGGGGTTCACCACCCGGCTGGGCCGCCGCCGCAACGACGGCCTCGAGCTCCGGCAGGCCGTGGAGCAGGCGGCCCGGTTCCTCGCGCCCGGCGCCCGCATCGCGGCCGTGTTCGGCCGGGAGGATGCAGGCCTCACCACGGCCGAGCTGGACCTGTGCCACTGGCTCGTGCGGATCCCCACGGACCGGGGCCTGCCCAGCCTCAACCTGGCCCAGGCCGTGGGCCTGTTCTGCTACGAGGTGCGCATGGCCCGGCTGGCCGCGGCTCCGGAGTCGGTGCCGTACCGGCCGGCCACCGTGGCCGAGATGGAGGGCATGTACGCCCACTTCGAGCGGGTGCTGTGGGAGATCGGGTTCATCGAGGAGGAGAGCCCGGAGCGCATGATGAACCAGATCCGCCGGATCTTCTCCCGCCGGCTCCCCAGCCCCCGGGACGTGCGGATCCTCCGGGGCATCCTGTCGAAGGTGGAGCTGGCCCTGCGCCGGCCGGAGCTGCGGAAAGCGCCCCCGGAGTGA
- the mobB gene encoding molybdopterin-guanine dinucleotide biosynthesis protein B: MNPPVCLVAGPSGSGKTTLLESLVRELTARGRRVATVKHHRGRVEVDRPGKDTWRHRRAGAVATFFVTADEVVVFRDRPPDVSPGTLAGWCPPGTELLLVEGFKGLGGYPRIEVVRRGFEREVPWTEDVLCVATDLAGFEAPCPVLPLGDAGAVADLLERRLLSGGT, translated from the coding sequence GTGAACCCACCCGTCTGCCTGGTGGCGGGGCCCTCGGGGAGCGGCAAGACCACCCTGCTCGAGTCCCTGGTGCGCGAGCTCACGGCCCGGGGCCGGCGGGTGGCCACGGTGAAGCACCACCGGGGCCGGGTCGAGGTGGACCGGCCCGGCAAGGACACCTGGCGGCACCGCCGGGCCGGGGCCGTGGCGACCTTCTTCGTCACCGCGGACGAGGTGGTGGTGTTCCGGGACCGGCCGCCGGACGTGTCGCCCGGCACCCTGGCCGGGTGGTGCCCCCCGGGCACCGAGCTCCTGCTGGTCGAGGGGTTCAAGGGGCTGGGGGGGTATCCGAGGATCGAGGTGGTGCGGCGGGGGTTCGAACGGGAGGTTCCATGGACCGAGGACGTGCTCTGCGTCGCCACCGATCTCGCCGGTTTCGAGGCGCCCTGCCCGGTGCTCCCCCTGGGGGACGCCGGGGCCGTGGCCGACCTCTTGGAGCGGCGGCTGTTGTCGGGCGGTACCTGA
- a CDS encoding molybdopterin molybdotransferase MoeA, whose translation MIPVLDAVEIILGAVGPMPPEKVSILEAHGRVLAEEVTAPRDLPPHDNSAMDGYAVRHADLRPGVVLRVVEAIPAGADPSRGLEPGQAAKIMTGAPIPAGADTVVQVEDTREADGGVEIVSVPAAGANIRPQGEDVRQGTLVLPRGTRVRAAEVGMMASLGRAFVLVHQRPRVAVLATGDEIVDLDSPAQGAKIINSNSYGVAAQVAEAGGVPVVLGIGRDDPEGLLEMFERAATCDAVITTGGVSMGDYDFVRPVLARAGVAVQFWKVAMKPGKPVVFGMKGRVPVFGLPGNPVSAMVAFEQFVRPALRKMLGHRELFRPVVEAVLGEEAGAVRTKAGRTDFVRCRVERGPEGFRVVRVKKQGSGILSTLVQANGLLVIPAESTGAEPGERVRVQIYDPGILDQAEPGIGP comes from the coding sequence ATGATACCCGTTCTCGACGCGGTGGAGATCATTTTGGGTGCGGTGGGGCCCATGCCCCCGGAGAAGGTCTCGATCCTCGAGGCCCACGGGCGGGTGCTGGCCGAGGAGGTCACGGCGCCCCGGGACCTTCCGCCCCACGACAACTCGGCCATGGACGGCTACGCCGTGCGCCACGCCGATCTGCGGCCCGGGGTCGTGCTCCGGGTGGTCGAGGCGATCCCGGCCGGCGCCGACCCGAGCCGGGGCCTGGAGCCGGGCCAGGCGGCCAAGATCATGACGGGTGCTCCCATCCCGGCCGGCGCCGACACCGTGGTGCAGGTGGAGGACACGCGGGAGGCGGACGGCGGGGTGGAGATCGTGTCGGTGCCGGCCGCCGGAGCCAACATCCGGCCCCAGGGCGAGGACGTGCGGCAGGGGACCCTGGTGCTGCCCCGGGGCACCCGGGTCCGGGCGGCCGAGGTGGGCATGATGGCCAGCCTGGGCCGGGCGTTCGTGCTGGTCCACCAGCGGCCCCGGGTGGCGGTGCTGGCCACCGGCGACGAGATCGTGGACCTGGACTCCCCGGCCCAGGGGGCCAAGATCATCAACTCCAACTCGTACGGGGTGGCCGCCCAGGTGGCCGAGGCCGGGGGGGTTCCGGTGGTGCTGGGCATCGGCCGGGACGACCCGGAGGGGCTGCTGGAGATGTTCGAGCGGGCGGCGACGTGCGACGCGGTCATCACCACCGGCGGGGTGTCGATGGGGGACTACGACTTCGTGCGGCCGGTGCTGGCCCGGGCCGGGGTGGCGGTCCAGTTCTGGAAGGTGGCCATGAAGCCGGGCAAGCCCGTGGTGTTCGGCATGAAGGGCCGGGTGCCGGTGTTCGGGCTTCCGGGCAATCCGGTCTCGGCCATGGTGGCGTTCGAGCAGTTCGTGCGGCCCGCCCTGCGCAAGATGCTGGGGCACCGGGAGCTGTTCCGGCCCGTGGTCGAGGCCGTCCTCGGCGAGGAGGCCGGCGCGGTGAGGACCAAGGCGGGCCGGACCGATTTCGTGCGGTGCCGGGTCGAGCGCGGGCCGGAGGGCTTCCGGGTGGTCCGCGTCAAGAAGCAGGGCTCTGGCATCCTGAGCACCCTGGTCCAGGCGAACGGCCTGCTGGTGATCCCAGCGGAGTCCACGGGCGCCGAGCCGGGGGAGCGGGTGCGGGTGCAGATCTACGACCCGGGCATCCTGGACCAGGCCGAACCGGGGATCGGCCCGTGA
- a CDS encoding KamA family radical SAM protein: protein MCQSRKEPELNTFPVRWPREYRRLAEALGRGSPLLAMGEPDPAGEGPDPDALADPTGEQGLMPVPFLVRKHPDRVVVLAASRCFLYCRFCFRRGGEAHRSGPGPEAWNRICAWLERHPEVGEVILSGGDPLTLPDRVLAGIGRRLGRISHVRQWRVHTRAPVVVPRRVGAGLAEALASGPPCRVVIHANHPAEARPALEGAVERLRTAGVPVENQAVLLRGINDSAPVLADLVRRLEGMGVGLRYLHHPDRAPGTGRFWVSLREGLGTVRRAEALLGRSIRYVVDLPTGHGKVPVSGLAPVAEERRGRRRRVRYRWARPAGWPGVAPGRTAEWWDVWEPRKPGPS, encoded by the coding sequence GTGTGTCAAAGCCGAAAGGAGCCCGAGCTGAACACGTTTCCCGTGCGCTGGCCCAGGGAATACCGCAGACTGGCCGAGGCCCTGGGCCGGGGGAGCCCGCTGCTGGCCATGGGCGAGCCGGATCCGGCCGGCGAGGGCCCCGATCCCGACGCCCTGGCCGACCCCACCGGCGAGCAGGGACTCATGCCGGTGCCGTTCCTGGTGCGCAAGCATCCCGACCGGGTGGTGGTGCTGGCGGCATCCCGGTGCTTCTTGTACTGCCGGTTCTGCTTCCGGCGGGGGGGGGAGGCGCACCGAAGCGGGCCGGGGCCGGAAGCGTGGAACCGGATCTGCGCCTGGCTGGAGCGCCACCCCGAGGTCGGGGAGGTGATCCTGTCCGGGGGGGACCCCCTCACCCTGCCCGATCGGGTGCTGGCCGGGATCGGCCGGCGGCTGGGCCGGATCTCGCACGTTCGGCAGTGGCGGGTCCACACCCGGGCGCCGGTGGTGGTGCCCCGGCGGGTGGGGGCCGGGCTCGCGGAGGCCCTGGCGTCGGGGCCGCCGTGCCGGGTGGTGATCCACGCGAACCACCCGGCCGAGGCCCGTCCCGCCCTGGAGGGGGCGGTGGAACGGCTCCGGACCGCCGGCGTGCCCGTGGAGAACCAGGCCGTGCTCCTGCGGGGGATCAACGACTCGGCTCCGGTCCTGGCCGACCTGGTGCGGCGGCTGGAGGGGATGGGGGTCGGGCTGCGCTACCTCCATCATCCCGACCGGGCTCCGGGCACGGGCCGGTTCTGGGTGAGCCTGCGGGAGGGGCTGGGGACGGTCCGGCGGGCCGAGGCCCTGCTGGGCCGGAGCATCCGCTACGTGGTGGACCTGCCCACCGGCCACGGAAAGGTGCCGGTGTCCGGCCTGGCACCGGTGGCGGAGGAGCGCCGGGGCCGGCGTCGCCGCGTTCGCTACCGGTGGGCGAGGCCGGCCGGCTGGCCCGGGGTGGCGCCGGGCCGCACGGCCGAGTGGTGGGACGTGTGGGAACCCCGGAAGCCGGGGCCAAGTTGA
- the efp gene encoding elongation factor P produces the protein MYKAGDLRKGLKLELDGEPYVIVDFEFSKPGKGQALYRCRLKNMLTGIQFDRTYRSGDTFKPADVEERKMTYLYTDGQFYTFMDQKTYEQYQVSAEQLGDSRYFLTDNLEVDVVLWQDKAIGVTLPNFVVLTVTRADPAARGDTATNVTKPVLVETGYELQAPAFVEEGDRIQIDTRTGQYVTRVKE, from the coding sequence ATGTACAAGGCGGGTGACCTGCGCAAAGGCCTCAAACTGGAACTGGACGGCGAGCCGTACGTCATCGTGGACTTCGAGTTCTCGAAACCCGGCAAGGGCCAGGCCCTGTACCGGTGCCGGCTCAAAAACATGCTCACCGGCATCCAGTTCGACCGGACCTACCGCTCGGGCGACACCTTCAAGCCGGCCGACGTGGAGGAGCGCAAGATGACCTACCTCTACACGGACGGCCAGTTCTACACCTTCATGGACCAGAAGACCTACGAGCAGTACCAGGTGTCGGCCGAGCAGCTGGGCGACAGCCGGTACTTCCTCACCGACAACCTGGAGGTGGACGTGGTGCTGTGGCAGGACAAGGCCATCGGCGTGACCCTGCCCAACTTCGTGGTGCTCACCGTGACCCGGGCCGATCCGGCCGCCCGGGGCGACACCGCCACCAACGTGACCAAGCCCGTGCTGGTGGAGACCGGGTACGAGCTGCAGGCCCCGGCCTTCGTGGAGGAAGGGGACAGGATCCAGATCGACACCCGGACCGGCCAGTACGTGACCCGGGTGAAGGAGTAG